A segment of the Deltaproteobacteria bacterium genome:
GTCGACGACCGCTTGGGTCTCTGTATCGCGTACCGCCACCACGTCTACCACCACCGGAGACTGCTATACCACAGTGATTATAGAATATCTAGATCATATAGAGCACCATCACGCATTTGTGTGTGGGCGGACGTACCGTCGGCGCTCGCGCACGACCTCGATCCCATCCAGGAGCAGGTACAGCTCCCGCGGGTTGATCTCCTCGCGGTCCAGCACCGCGAAGGTCCCGGCCTCCAGGCGCTTGTACAGCAGCCAGAATCCGTCCCGCTCCCAGACCAACAACTTCACCCGATCGCGCCGCCGATTGAAAAACGCAAAGACATGCCCCGAGAGCGGGTCTTGGCGCAGCACCTCCTGCACCTGGGCGCTGAGCCGATCG
Coding sequences within it:
- the tnpB gene encoding IS66 family insertion sequence element accessory protein TnpB — translated: MQEVLRQDPLSGHVFAFFNRRRDRVKLLVWERDGFWLLYKRLEAGTFAVLDREEINPRELYLLLDGIEVVRERRRYVRPHTNA